Proteins from one Bradyrhizobium amphicarpaeae genomic window:
- a CDS encoding formate dehydrogenase beta subunit produces the protein MSMRLFVSRDAGAIAVGADEVALALEQAAAKRGVAIEIVRTGSRGMYWLEPLVEVATPQGRIAFGPVTEADVPSLLDALSNNTPHLLRLGATDEIPWLKRQTRLTFARCGVIDPRSLDDYRAHGGYKGLERALSLGTDAILDEVTASGLRGRGGAGFPTGIKWKTVAQAKADRKFIVCNADEGDSGTFADRMIMEGDPFLVIEGMTIAGLTVGATKGYIYIRSEYPHAVQAMNAAIQAAKRGGYLGDKIGGSTYSFNLEVRVGAGAYVCGEETSLLESLEGRRGIVRAKPPLPAHHGLFGKPTVINNVLSFAAVPFILAEGAKAYADFGMGRSRGTMPIQLAGNIRQGGLFETAFGVTLGELVDDIGGGTLTGRPVRAVQVGGPLGAYFPRALFDTPFDYEAFAARDGLIGHGGIVVFDDSVDMRRQARFAMEFCAIESCGKCTPCRIGSTRGVETIEKIINGERVAENLALVEDLCNTMKFGSLCALGGFTPYPVLSALKHFREDFIPAPTTLQAAE, from the coding sequence ATGAGCATGCGTCTGTTCGTCTCACGTGACGCCGGTGCAATCGCGGTCGGCGCCGACGAAGTTGCTCTGGCGCTGGAGCAGGCCGCAGCCAAGCGCGGCGTGGCGATCGAGATCGTCCGGACCGGCTCGCGCGGCATGTACTGGCTGGAACCGCTGGTCGAGGTGGCGACACCGCAGGGCCGGATCGCGTTCGGCCCTGTCACCGAGGCCGACGTGCCGTCCCTGCTCGACGCGCTCTCGAACAACACGCCGCATCTGTTGCGGCTGGGGGCAACCGACGAGATCCCCTGGCTGAAGCGCCAGACCCGCCTCACCTTCGCGCGCTGCGGCGTGATCGACCCGCGCTCGCTCGACGACTACCGCGCCCATGGCGGCTACAAGGGGCTGGAGCGCGCGCTGTCGCTCGGCACGGACGCGATCCTCGACGAAGTCACGGCGTCGGGCTTGCGCGGCCGCGGCGGCGCCGGCTTCCCGACCGGCATCAAGTGGAAGACAGTTGCTCAGGCAAAGGCCGATCGCAAGTTCATCGTCTGCAACGCCGACGAGGGCGACAGCGGCACCTTCGCCGACCGCATGATCATGGAAGGCGATCCCTTCCTGGTGATCGAGGGCATGACCATCGCCGGCCTCACCGTCGGCGCGACCAAGGGCTACATCTACATCCGCAGTGAATATCCGCATGCGGTCCAGGCGATGAATGCCGCGATCCAGGCTGCGAAGCGCGGCGGCTATCTCGGCGACAAGATCGGCGGGTCCACGTACAGCTTCAATCTCGAAGTCCGCGTCGGCGCCGGCGCCTATGTCTGCGGCGAAGAGACCTCGCTGCTGGAAAGCCTCGAAGGCCGTCGCGGCATCGTGCGCGCCAAACCGCCGCTGCCCGCACATCACGGCCTGTTCGGCAAGCCGACCGTCATCAACAACGTGCTGTCCTTCGCCGCCGTCCCCTTCATCCTCGCCGAGGGTGCCAAGGCCTATGCTGATTTCGGCATGGGCCGGTCGCGCGGCACGATGCCGATCCAGCTCGCCGGCAACATCCGCCAGGGTGGCCTGTTCGAGACCGCCTTCGGCGTGACGCTCGGAGAGCTCGTCGACGACATCGGCGGCGGCACGCTGACGGGCCGCCCGGTTCGCGCCGTGCAGGTCGGCGGCCCGCTCGGCGCCTATTTCCCCCGCGCGCTGTTCGACACGCCGTTCGACTACGAGGCCTTCGCCGCGCGCGACGGCCTGATCGGCCATGGCGGCATCGTCGTGTTCGACGACAGCGTCGACATGCGCAGGCAGGCGCGTTTCGCCATGGAGTTCTGCGCGATCGAATCCTGCGGCAAATGCACGCCCTGCCGGATCGGCTCGACCCGCGGCGTCGAGACCATCGAGAAAATCATCAACGGCGAACGCGTGGCCGAAAACCTCGCGCTGGTGGAAGACCTCTGCAACACCATGAAATTCGGTTCGCTCTGCGCGCTCGGAGGCTTCACACCCTACCCTGTACTGAGCGCATTGAAGCACTTCCGGGAGGATTTCATCCCGGCACCGACCACGCTTCAGGCCGCGGAATAG
- a CDS encoding formate dehydrogenase subunit gamma, with protein MTASYEPWDETRGAEIIAEHANQEGATLVILHALQQALGYVPEAAIPMVAQALNLSRAEVHGVFTFYHDFRHKPAGRHVLKLCRAEACQAAGGDALAARAEAKLGVSLGNTTADERVTLEPIYCLGLCATAPSAMLDDRLIGRLDQKRLDALIVEAQR; from the coding sequence ATGACAGCGAGTTACGAACCTTGGGATGAGACGCGCGGCGCCGAGATCATCGCCGAACATGCCAACCAAGAGGGCGCGACGCTGGTCATCTTGCACGCGCTTCAGCAGGCGCTCGGCTATGTGCCGGAGGCGGCCATTCCCATGGTGGCGCAAGCGCTCAACCTGTCACGCGCCGAAGTTCACGGCGTCTTCACGTTCTATCATGATTTCCGCCACAAGCCGGCCGGCCGCCACGTGCTGAAGCTCTGCCGCGCGGAGGCCTGCCAGGCTGCGGGCGGCGATGCACTGGCTGCGCGCGCCGAAGCAAAGCTCGGCGTGTCGCTCGGCAACACCACGGCCGACGAACGCGTCACGCTGGAGCCGATCTACTGCCTCGGCCTGTGCGCGACCGCACCGTCCGCGATGCTCGACGACCGCCTGATCGGCCGGCTCGATCAGAAGCGCCTCGATGCGTTGATCGTGGAGGCACAGCGATGA
- a CDS encoding LysR family transcriptional regulator, with protein MIDKLELLLALAKERHFGRAAEVCGVTQPTMSTGLKQLEEILGVMLVQRGSRFQGFTPEGERALDWARRIVGDARAMRDEINGLKHQLSGEIRIAAIPTVLGMVASLTTPFRARHPEVRFKIRSTTSSEVLGLLENLEVDAGLTYIENEPIGKVRTIPLYNESYRLLTAPDAMFGDRETVTWKEVGQVPLCLLTPDMQNRRIIDRALRSVGAEATPTLTSNSLLVLFTHVKTGRWASVMPAKLAETLGLSDTVRSIPITDPDVNYSIGMVIPQRDPMTPLIAALVNVAREVAPSLQL; from the coding sequence TTGATCGACAAGCTTGAACTATTGCTGGCGCTGGCAAAGGAGCGGCATTTCGGACGCGCGGCGGAGGTCTGCGGCGTGACGCAACCGACGATGTCGACCGGGCTCAAGCAGCTCGAGGAGATCCTCGGTGTGATGCTGGTCCAACGCGGCTCCCGTTTCCAGGGGTTCACCCCCGAAGGCGAGCGGGCGCTCGACTGGGCGCGGCGAATCGTGGGCGATGCCCGCGCGATGCGCGACGAGATCAACGGGCTGAAGCATCAGCTCTCCGGCGAGATCCGCATCGCGGCGATCCCAACCGTGCTCGGCATGGTGGCCTCGTTGACCACGCCGTTCCGCGCCCGGCATCCCGAGGTGCGTTTCAAAATTCGGTCAACGACCTCGTCGGAGGTGCTGGGGCTGCTGGAAAATCTCGAGGTGGATGCGGGACTGACCTATATCGAGAACGAGCCGATCGGCAAGGTGCGCACCATTCCGCTCTACAACGAGAGCTATCGCCTGCTGACAGCGCCGGATGCGATGTTCGGCGACCGCGAGACGGTGACATGGAAGGAGGTCGGGCAGGTGCCGCTGTGCCTGCTGACGCCGGACATGCAGAACCGCCGCATCATCGATCGCGCCTTGCGCTCCGTCGGCGCGGAGGCGACGCCGACACTGACCTCGAACTCCCTGCTGGTGCTGTTCACGCATGTGAAGACGGGGCGGTGGGCGAGCGTGATGCCGGCCAAGCTTGCCGAGACGCTCGGCCTGTCCGACACGGTGCGCTCGATCCCGATCACCGATCCCGACGTCAATTACAGCATCGGCATGGTGATCCCGCAGCGCGATCCGATGACGCCGCTGATCGCCGCGCTGGTCAATGTCGCGCGCGAAGTCGCGCCGTCGCTGCAATTGTAA